Proteins encoded in a region of the Globicephala melas chromosome 1, mGloMel1.2, whole genome shotgun sequence genome:
- the SLC6A17 gene encoding sodium-dependent neutral amino acid transporter SLC6A17 has protein sequence MPKNSKVTQREHSSEHVTESVADLLALEEPVDYKQSILNVAGEAGGKQKVADVEDRPAWNSKLQYILAQIGFSVGLGNIWRFPYLCQKNGGGAYLVPYLVLLIIIGIPLFFLELAVGQRIRRGSIGVWHYVCPRLGGIGFSSCIVCLFVGLYYNVIIGWSIFYFFKSFQYPLPWSECPVARNGTAAVVEPECEKSSATTYFWYREALDISNSISESGGLNWKMTLCLLVAWGIVGMAVVKGIQSSGKVMYFSSLFPYVVLACFLVRGLLLRGAVDGILHMFTPKLDKMLDPQVWREAATQVFFALGLGFGGVIAFSSYNKQDNNCHFDAALVSFINFFTSVLATLVVFAVLGFKANIMNEKCVVENAEKILGYLNTDILSRALIPPHVNFSHLTTKDYAEMYKVIKTVKEDHFSALGLDPCLLEDELDKSVQGTGLAFIAFTEAMTHFPASPFWSVMFFLMLINLGLGSMIGTMAGITTPIIDTFKVPKEMFTVGCCVFAFFVGLLFVQRSGNYFVTMFDDYSATLPLTVIVILENVAVAWIYGTKKFMQELTEMLGFQPYRFYFYMWKFVSPLCMAVLTTASIIQLGVTPPGYSAWIKEEAAERYLYFPNWAMALLITLIVVAVLPIPVVFVLRHFHLLSDGSNTLSVSYKKGRMMKDISNLEENDETRFILSKVPSEAPSPMPTHRSYLGPGSTSPLETSGNPNGRYGSGYLLASTPESEL, from the exons ATGCCGAAGAACAGCAAGGTGACCCAGCGCGAGCACAGTAGTGAGCATGTCACGGAGTCGGTGGCCGACCTGCTGGCCCTTGAGGAGCCTGTGGACTATAAACAGAGCATCCTGAATGTGGCCGGAGAAGCAGGCGGCAAGCAGAAGGTGGCGGACGTGGAGGACCGGCCGGCCTGGAACAGCAAGCTGCAGTACATCTTGGCCCAGATCGGCTTCTCTGTGGGCCTTGGCAACATCTGGAGGTTCCCCTACCTGTGCCAGAAAAATGGAGGAG gtgCCTACCTGGTGCCCTACCTGGTGCTGCTGATCATCATTGGGATCCCGCTCTTCTTCCTGGAGCTGGCTGTGGGCCAGAGGATCCGCCGCGGCAGCATCGGCGTGTGGCACTATGTGTGCCCCCGCCTGGGCGGCATCGGCTTCTCCAGCTGCATA GTCTGCCTCTTCGTTGGGCTGTACTATAATGTGATCATCGGGTGGAGCATCTTCTATTTCTTCAAGTCTTTCCAGTACCCGCTGCCCTGGAGTGAGTGCCCTGTCGCCAGGAATGGGACCGCGGCAG TGGTGGAGCCGGAGTGTGAGAAGAGCTCGGCCACTACCTACTTCTGGTACCGAGAGGCACTGGACATCTCCAACTCCATCTCAGAGAGCGGGGGCCTCAACTGGAAGATGACCCTGTGCCTCCTCGTGGCCTGGGGCATCGTGGGCATGGCCGTCGTCAAGGGCATCCAGTCCTCGGGGAAG GTGATGTATTTCAGCTCCCTCTTTCCCTACGTGGTGCTGGCCTGCTTCCTGGTCCGGGGGCTGCTGCTGCGGGGGGCCGTCGACGGCATCCTACACATGTTCACTCCCAAG CTGGACAAGATGCTGGACCCCCAGGTGTGGCGGGAGGCAGCCACACAGGTCTTCTTCGCCCTGGGGCTAGGCTTTGGGGGTGTCATCGCCTTCTCCAGCTACAACAAACAGGACAACAACTGCCACTTCGACGCCGCCCTGGTGTCCTTCATCAACTTCTTCACCTCGGTGCTGGCCACCCTCGTGGTGTTCGCTGTGCTGGGCTTCAAGGCCAACATCATGAACGAGAAGTGTGTGGTCGA GAATGCCGAGAAGATCCTGGGGTACCTCAACACCGACATCCTGAGCCGGGCCCTCATCCCTCCTCACGTCAACTTCTCTCACCTGACCACTAAGGACTACGCGGAGATGTACAAGGTCATCAAGACCGTGAAGGAGGACCATTTCTCAGCCCTGGGCCTCGACCCCTGCCTTCTGGAGGATGAGCTGGACAAG TCCGTGCAGGGCACAGGCCTGGCCTTCATCGCCTTCACCGAGGCCATGACGCACTTCCCCGCCTCCCCGTTCTGGTCCGTCATGTTCTTCCTGATGCTTATCAACCTGGGCCTGGGCAGTATGATCGGGACCATGGCGGGCATCACCACGCCCATCATCGACACCTTCAAGGTGCCCAAGGAGATGTTCACAG TGGGCTGCTGTGTCTTTGCCTTCTTCGTGGGGCTGTTGTTCGTCCAGCGCTCCGGAAACTACTTTGTCACCATGTTTGATGACTACTCGGCCACCCTGCCACTCACTGTCATCGTCATCCTTGAGAACGTCGCTGTGGCCTGGATCTATGGAACCAAGAA GTTCATGCAGGAGCTGACGGAGATGCTGGGCTTCCAGCCCTACCGCTTCTATTTCTACATGTGGAAGTTCGTGTCTCCACTGTGCATGGCTGTGCTCACCACGGCCAGCATCATCCAGCTGGGGGTCACGCCCCCGGGCTACAGCGCCTGGATCAAGGAGGAG GCTGCCGAGCGCTACCTGTATTTCCCTAACTGGGCCATGGCTCTCCTGATCACGCTCATCGTCGTGGCTGTCCTGCCCATCCCTGTGGTGTTCGTTCTGCGGCACTTCCACCTGCTCTCCGACGGCTCCAACACCCTCTCCGTGTCCTACAAGAAGGGCCGCATGATGAAGGACATCTCCAACCTGGAGGAGAACGACGAGACCCGCTTCATCCTCAGCAAGGTGCCGAGCGAGGCGCCCTCCCCCATGCCCACTCACCGCTCCTACCTGGGGCCCGGCAGCACATCGCCCCTGGAGACCAGTGGCAACCCCAATGGACGCTATGGGAGTGGCTACCTCCTGGCCAGCACCCCTGAGTCGGAGCTGTGA